One Pararhizobium sp. IMCC3301 DNA segment encodes these proteins:
- a CDS encoding cytochrome c biogenesis CcdA family protein encodes MAAELTLLTVLLAGLISFVSPCVLPLVPPYLCYLAGVSLDQLTSGQLSRARSRQVVLSAISFVFGFTTVFVLLGAAASVAGQFIARNAGTLSIFAGIVIIIMGLHFLGVFRIGLLYREARIEIGQKQPGYLGGYVMGLAFAFGWTPCIGPVLAAILAVAGTEDTVAKGAGLLAVYSLGLGIPFITAALFARPFIAWMSKFKRHMQTVERVMGGLLVITGFLFLTNQMAVFSFWLLEMFPALGVIG; translated from the coding sequence ATGGCTGCTGAACTGACACTTTTGACTGTGCTTCTGGCCGGATTGATTTCCTTTGTTTCGCCTTGCGTTCTGCCGCTGGTGCCACCGTATCTTTGCTATCTGGCCGGGGTCTCGCTGGACCAGTTGACTTCCGGTCAACTCAGCCGTGCGCGAAGCCGACAGGTGGTGCTGTCAGCCATCAGTTTCGTGTTTGGATTCACCACCGTATTTGTTCTGCTGGGGGCGGCAGCATCGGTTGCCGGCCAGTTCATTGCACGCAATGCAGGCACACTCAGCATTTTCGCCGGCATTGTTATCATTATTATGGGCTTGCATTTCCTCGGTGTTTTCCGGATTGGCCTTTTATATCGCGAAGCACGCATTGAGATCGGCCAGAAACAGCCTGGCTATCTTGGCGGATACGTCATGGGCCTGGCATTCGCATTTGGCTGGACACCGTGCATCGGGCCGGTTCTGGCCGCCATCCTTGCAGTGGCGGGAACGGAAGATACCGTGGCCAAAGGTGCAGGATTATTGGCAGTTTATTCGCTCGGACTTGGCATCCCCTTCATTACGGCCGCTCTGTTTGCGCGTCCGTTTATCGCCTGGATGTCCAAGTTCAAGCGCCACATGCAAACTGTGGAGCGGGTCATGGGCGGCTTGCTGGTGATCACCGGTTTTCTGTTTCTGACCAATCAGATGGCGGTTTTTTCGTTCTGGTTGCTGGAGATGTTCCCGGCGCTCGGTGTGATCGGTTGA
- a CDS encoding ComEC/Rec2 family competence protein translates to MTKRVPNSSLSGLQDAADDQQSAPRGTDTAETPALRWPQASPTLRIVPRTWHRMLLRRQNLQDAVARAAAAEISGPDIFAWIPVFMALGVLGYFTMSRDPEALALALLLVGLLIAIWYARRTDMMFRSLMALSLFIAGAGLAKWQTDRLATPLLQQAGTFELSGRVADIVAGEKRSRLVLSNVRDLAAIPQSLAGVQLSAFNQHIAGLRIGDRVWLRARLEPLSGPLIPNGYDFRRAGYFKGLSARGFSLGEAIPELQFGSSGRSTLADRLTRIRQTVAARLKSALPGEAGALAAALLVGLRSGISDDTEKALRNSGLAHILAISGLHMALVTALLFGTIRLAAAFARTVSARYEVKKWAAAAALVGALLYLGLSGAGISAQRAFLMAAVFLVAIICDRAALTMRNVALAAIVILLYQPAAVLSPGFQMSFMAVIALVAVYRRDGTFNRLRMKSRQTGVLRAMLAGIIALAVTSIVAGFATAPFAVHHFYQFAIYGLIGNLAAMPVVGFVVMPAGLLALLMMPFGLEALPLSLMGVGLDLVVAVAERVSGLSGAISVPGQQSAIFTLLLALALISLCLMRTKLRYAVAGIFLGAAVAVSSAAQAPPVLLVSPDGKMIAGFAGDRLEFRGTTRNSFTANIWLRAFRDERDPETVLNEDRTAQSCDRTGCLFSVHYGNSRTIQIATINRIEAMFEACASDAAIIISSVELTLPCISPDQAGNPEKTIFDPSFLAKRGAVLLTELREPPQSDRISRDQLSARFAAIGLQIQTSLPASKRPWN, encoded by the coding sequence GTGACCAAGAGAGTTCCCAATTCAAGCCTGTCCGGCCTTCAGGACGCCGCGGACGATCAGCAGTCGGCGCCGCGAGGGACAGATACTGCTGAAACTCCGGCGTTGCGTTGGCCGCAAGCCAGCCCAACATTGCGTATCGTGCCGCGAACCTGGCACCGGATGCTGCTCAGGCGCCAGAATTTGCAGGATGCTGTGGCCCGAGCCGCTGCCGCCGAGATTTCAGGGCCGGATATTTTTGCCTGGATTCCGGTCTTCATGGCCCTCGGCGTCCTTGGCTATTTCACCATGAGCCGTGACCCTGAAGCCCTTGCGCTGGCCCTGCTGCTGGTTGGGCTGCTCATTGCAATATGGTACGCGCGCCGCACCGATATGATGTTTCGCAGCCTCATGGCTCTGTCTCTTTTTATCGCCGGTGCTGGACTGGCAAAATGGCAGACAGACAGGCTGGCAACGCCGCTGTTGCAACAGGCAGGAACGTTTGAATTGAGTGGCCGCGTCGCAGACATCGTAGCCGGTGAGAAACGAAGCCGCCTGGTGCTCAGCAACGTCAGAGATCTGGCGGCAATACCGCAATCTCTTGCCGGCGTGCAACTCAGCGCCTTCAATCAGCATATTGCCGGTCTCAGAATAGGCGACAGGGTCTGGCTCAGAGCCCGGCTTGAACCGCTCTCCGGCCCGTTGATCCCGAATGGCTATGATTTCCGTCGTGCCGGATATTTCAAAGGCCTGTCGGCACGGGGCTTTTCGCTGGGTGAAGCCATTCCTGAATTGCAATTTGGGTCCAGTGGAAGGAGTACGCTGGCGGACAGGCTGACGCGCATCCGTCAGACCGTCGCGGCCCGTTTGAAAAGCGCCTTGCCGGGTGAGGCGGGCGCGCTCGCCGCAGCGTTGCTGGTAGGGCTTCGCAGTGGCATATCGGATGACACGGAAAAAGCGCTGCGCAATTCCGGACTGGCACATATTCTGGCGATTTCAGGTCTGCATATGGCTCTGGTGACTGCGCTGCTGTTTGGTACAATCCGGTTGGCCGCCGCCTTTGCGCGTACAGTTTCCGCCCGATACGAAGTAAAGAAATGGGCCGCCGCCGCTGCTCTGGTTGGTGCCTTGCTGTATCTGGGCCTGTCCGGCGCCGGCATTTCTGCGCAACGCGCATTTTTGATGGCCGCCGTCTTTCTTGTGGCGATTATCTGCGACCGGGCCGCGCTGACCATGCGCAATGTGGCATTGGCGGCTATTGTTATTTTGCTGTACCAGCCCGCCGCCGTGCTCTCACCCGGATTCCAGATGTCATTTATGGCAGTGATTGCTCTGGTTGCCGTTTACCGCCGGGACGGCACCTTCAACCGGCTGCGCATGAAATCCCGGCAAACCGGCGTTCTGCGCGCCATGCTGGCGGGTATTATCGCTCTGGCAGTGACTTCAATTGTTGCCGGCTTTGCCACCGCTCCCTTTGCCGTGCACCATTTTTATCAGTTTGCGATCTATGGCCTGATCGGCAATCTGGCTGCCATGCCGGTTGTCGGCTTTGTCGTGATGCCAGCGGGGCTTCTGGCTTTGCTGATGATGCCTTTCGGGCTGGAGGCGCTGCCGTTGTCGCTGATGGGAGTGGGACTTGATCTGGTTGTAGCGGTTGCCGAGCGGGTATCCGGCCTGAGTGGGGCAATCAGCGTGCCAGGTCAGCAATCCGCAATCTTTACATTATTGCTGGCTCTTGCGCTGATCAGTTTGTGCCTGATGCGGACAAAGCTGCGCTATGCCGTTGCCGGCATTTTCCTGGGCGCGGCGGTTGCGGTGAGTTCCGCAGCCCAGGCACCACCGGTATTGCTGGTGTCGCCGGATGGTAAAATGATCGCCGGTTTTGCCGGCGACCGGCTGGAATTTCGTGGCACGACGCGCAACAGTTTCACCGCAAATATCTGGCTGCGGGCATTCCGCGATGAACGCGATCCCGAAACTGTGCTGAATGAAGATCGCACTGCACAATCATGTGATCGCACAGGGTGCCTGTTTAGCGTCCATTACGGCAATTCCCGGACAATTCAGATTGCGACCATCAATCGGATCGAGGCGATGTTTGAAGCCTGTGCGAGCGATGCCGCAATCATTATCAGCTCAGTTGAGCTGACCCTTCCCTGTATATCGCCTGATCAAGCAGGGAACCCCGAAAAAACCATATTCGACCCGTCTTTTCTGGCAAAACGCGGCGCAGTTCTGCTGACTGAACTAAGGGAACCGCCGCAAAGTGACCGGATATCCAGAGACCAGTTGTCGGCGCGATTTGCTGCAATTGGCCTGCAAATTCAAACCAGCCTGCCGGCCAGCAAGCGGCCCTGGAACTGA
- a CDS encoding sarcosine oxidase subunit beta family protein: protein MARFSAWALAKNALTGNKHWSSQWRKPDPKPSYDVIIIGGGGHGLATAFYLAKEHGIHNVAVVEKGWIGSGNIGRNTTIVRSNYELRKNALFYEHSMKLWEGLSRELNYNVMFSQRGVLNLAHNPAEMDAHAIRGNAMRLNGIDAELLDRDEVARFVPQLDMSTDTRFPIQGGLLQPRAGTARHDAIAWGYARGADGLGVDILENCEVTGFLKKGDTITGVQTTRGDIKAPKIGVAVAGSTSEVMRKAGVETLPIESHVLQAFVSEGLKPAVDTVVTGGGGHFYMSQSDKGGLVFGGDIDKYNSYAQRGNLPVIEDVMTIMLALYPQFAKVRLLRHWGGIMDMSMDGSPIITKGPLPGLYLNAGWCYGGFKATPASGWCFAHTIAKDEPHALNAPFTLERFASGYSIDERGAGPQAKLH, encoded by the coding sequence GTGGCACGATTTTCTGCGTGGGCGCTGGCAAAAAACGCTCTTACCGGGAACAAGCACTGGAGCAGCCAGTGGCGCAAACCCGATCCCAAACCGTCTTATGATGTCATCATTATCGGCGGTGGCGGGCACGGGCTGGCGACGGCCTTCTATCTTGCCAAAGAGCACGGCATTCACAATGTTGCTGTTGTCGAAAAGGGTTGGATTGGCAGCGGTAACATTGGCCGCAACACAACCATCGTGCGCTCGAATTATGAATTGCGCAAGAACGCGCTGTTCTATGAGCACAGTATGAAACTGTGGGAAGGTCTGTCCCGGGAATTGAATTACAATGTGATGTTTTCCCAGCGCGGTGTTCTCAACCTTGCCCATAATCCGGCTGAAATGGACGCCCATGCCATACGCGGTAATGCCATGCGCCTCAACGGGATCGATGCGGAATTACTGGATCGCGATGAGGTCGCGAGATTTGTTCCGCAACTCGATATGTCGACTGACACCAGGTTTCCCATCCAAGGCGGGTTGCTGCAGCCGCGGGCGGGTACCGCACGCCACGACGCGATCGCCTGGGGCTATGCCCGCGGCGCTGATGGGTTGGGTGTCGATATTCTGGAAAATTGTGAAGTCACCGGGTTCTTGAAAAAGGGTGACACGATCACTGGTGTGCAGACCACACGCGGCGATATCAAAGCGCCCAAGATTGGCGTGGCTGTCGCCGGGAGCACGTCGGAAGTGATGCGCAAGGCAGGTGTTGAAACCCTGCCGATTGAAAGCCATGTGCTGCAGGCCTTTGTCTCCGAAGGGTTGAAGCCGGCTGTCGATACTGTCGTGACCGGCGGCGGCGGACATTTCTATATGTCGCAGTCCGACAAGGGCGGGCTGGTGTTTGGCGGCGATATCGACAAATACAATTCCTACGCCCAACGCGGCAATCTTCCCGTGATTGAAGACGTGATGACCATTATGCTGGCGCTGTATCCGCAATTTGCCAAGGTCCGCCTGTTGCGGCACTGGGGCGGCATTATGGACATGTCGATGGATGGCAGTCCGATTATCACCAAAGGGCCTTTGCCGGGCCTCTATCTCAATGCCGGCTGGTGTTATGGCGGGTTCAAGGCCACGCCGGCATCGGGTTGGTGTTTTGCCCACACCATCGCCAAAGATGAACCGCATGCGCTCAATGCACCCTTCACGCTGGAGCGCTTCGCGTCTGGTTATTCAATCGATGAACGCGGCGCGGGCCCCCAAGCCAAGCTGCACTAA
- a CDS encoding sarcosine oxidase subunit delta, with protein MLIPCPHCGARDLAEYTYLGDATVKRPAPEKARTRDWENFIYNRSNPRGPHKELWQHNGGCRLVLEMTRDTATHEILAVKSRDPHQTGGGR; from the coding sequence ATGCTGATACCTTGCCCGCATTGCGGTGCCCGTGATCTTGCAGAATACACCTATCTGGGCGATGCCACGGTCAAGCGTCCCGCTCCGGAGAAAGCCCGCACCAGGGACTGGGAGAATTTTATCTACAACCGCAGCAATCCGCGCGGACCGCACAAGGAATTATGGCAGCACAATGGAGGCTGCCGCCTCGTCCTGGAGATGACCAGAGATACCGCAACCCATGAAATACTGGCTGTCAAAAGCCGTGATCCGCATCAGACAGGGGGTGGCAGATGA
- a CDS encoding sarcosine oxidase subunit gamma, with amino-acid sequence MAKDMETLSACPLDRVWSAGHFGGPDATGVTLRRSFAGSLVQLSLFPGQQEKALAKLKKPGITALPDDGTAHFGTPHSSYALGGGRYLLESAAANLEQKLQAAIVADIGSVTDLSSARTILILAGPDVETVLSKGVAMDFNAQSFPIGTVAQTTAHHMPLMMVRSKADEFRLFAFSSYAQSTLHWLETACHDHGFERL; translated from the coding sequence ATGGCTAAGGATATGGAAACACTGTCGGCCTGCCCGCTGGACCGGGTCTGGAGTGCCGGACATTTCGGCGGGCCTGATGCGACCGGCGTCACATTGCGACGCAGCTTTGCAGGATCGCTTGTGCAACTCTCGCTGTTTCCCGGCCAGCAGGAAAAAGCGCTGGCGAAACTGAAGAAACCCGGAATCACAGCCTTGCCGGATGACGGAACCGCCCACTTCGGCACGCCGCATTCCAGCTACGCGCTGGGTGGCGGGCGTTATTTGCTGGAAAGCGCGGCAGCAAATCTTGAGCAAAAGCTGCAAGCCGCAATAGTCGCTGACATCGGATCGGTGACAGATCTGTCGAGCGCGCGGACGATCCTCATACTCGCCGGACCGGATGTTGAAACCGTGCTGTCAAAGGGTGTGGCGATGGATTTCAACGCTCAGAGTTTTCCGATTGGAACGGTGGCCCAGACCACTGCGCATCACATGCCGTTGATGATGGTGCGGTCAAAAGCAGATGAGTTTCGGCTGTTTGCTTTCAGCAGCTACGCGCAAAGCACGCTGCATTGGCTGGAGACCGCCTGTCACGATCACGGTTTTGAACGACTTTAG
- the glmU gene encoding bifunctional UDP-N-acetylglucosamine diphosphorylase/glucosamine-1-phosphate N-acetyltransferase GlmU gives MESENRLSGVDIIILAAGEGTRMKSATPKVLHPVGGMPMLGHVLNSGRAFGASRMAVVIGPNAPQVTAYLERQPSAVDTYVQTERLGTGHAVQAADKFYADVNHCNIVLFGDTPLIRPQTLDRIKALLEGNADLVVLGFEPQNPTGYGRLLTEQGELIAIREEKDASETERKISLCNAGAMGFAPGVLDKLLASLTNQNAQNEYYLTDCVELARAQGLSVQIVKGDVVDAAGVNSRAQLADVEAMFQDRMRRQAMENGVTLTAPDTIYFAHDTEIEPDVTLEPNVVFGPKVQIMRGATIKAFSHIEGAVIGENAIVGPFARLRPGTDLGPDTKVGNFVEVKAAIVGKGSKINHLSYIGDARIGASVNIGAGAVTCNYDGFLKHTTTLGDGSFIGSGSLLVAPVEIGANAYVATGSVITQDVPADALAFGRARQTNKDGRGASLKENLRAAKAEASKRK, from the coding sequence TTGGAATCGGAGAATAGATTGTCGGGCGTGGATATTATCATACTCGCCGCCGGTGAAGGCACGCGGATGAAATCCGCGACACCAAAAGTCCTGCACCCTGTCGGCGGCATGCCAATGCTTGGGCATGTGCTGAACTCCGGCCGCGCTTTCGGCGCATCGCGGATGGCTGTGGTAATCGGGCCCAATGCTCCCCAGGTAACTGCCTATCTGGAGCGGCAGCCATCTGCGGTGGACACCTATGTTCAAACTGAAAGGCTGGGAACCGGACATGCGGTTCAGGCGGCCGACAAGTTTTACGCTGATGTCAATCATTGCAATATCGTCCTTTTCGGCGATACACCGCTGATCCGGCCGCAGACACTGGACCGGATCAAGGCCCTTCTGGAAGGCAACGCTGATCTGGTAGTGCTGGGATTTGAGCCCCAAAACCCGACCGGATATGGTCGGCTGCTGACGGAACAAGGCGAGTTGATTGCGATTCGTGAGGAAAAGGACGCCAGCGAAACTGAACGCAAGATCAGCCTTTGCAATGCCGGGGCCATGGGCTTCGCTCCGGGAGTGCTGGACAAACTGCTGGCATCTCTGACCAATCAAAATGCCCAGAACGAATATTATCTGACCGATTGTGTTGAGCTGGCGCGGGCGCAGGGGCTTTCGGTGCAGATCGTCAAGGGCGATGTGGTCGACGCGGCAGGTGTCAACAGCCGCGCGCAACTGGCTGATGTGGAAGCCATGTTTCAGGACCGCATGCGCCGGCAGGCCATGGAAAATGGAGTGACCCTCACGGCACCCGACACGATTTATTTTGCTCATGATACCGAGATCGAGCCTGATGTGACCCTGGAACCGAATGTCGTGTTCGGTCCGAAGGTGCAGATCATGCGCGGCGCGACTATCAAGGCTTTTTCACACATTGAAGGCGCTGTCATCGGCGAGAATGCCATTGTTGGCCCTTTCGCCCGGTTGCGTCCCGGCACTGATTTGGGCCCCGATACCAAGGTCGGAAATTTCGTCGAGGTCAAAGCTGCCATAGTTGGAAAAGGCAGCAAGATCAATCATTTGAGTTATATTGGTGATGCAAGGATCGGTGCCAGCGTTAACATTGGCGCAGGGGCGGTTACCTGTAATTATGATGGTTTCCTCAAGCACACAACGACGCTTGGAGACGGCAGCTTCATTGGCTCGGGCAGCCTGCTGGTGGCTCCGGTCGAAATTGGCGCAAACGCCTATGTCGCCACCGGTTCTGTTATTACGCAGGATGTGCCTGCAGACGCGCTGGCCTTTGGCCGCGCCCGGCAGACCAACAAGGACGGCAGGGGTGCCAGTCTGAAAGAGAATTTGCGTGCTGCCAAGGCCGAGGCATCGAAGCGCAAATAA
- a CDS encoding sarcosine oxidase subunit alpha family protein, protein MSGFRLDAGGQIDRSRKLSFTFDGRPVDGFSGDTLASALLADGQKLFGRSFKYHRPRGLMSAGSEEPNALMTLNRPDVQEPNSRATMAEIYEGLAASSQNRWPSLNFDVLSANQLTGSLLQAGFYYKTFMAPTRKAWKVYEPIIRRAAGLGKAGSRPDPDRYEKINRFADLLVVGGGLAGLTAALRAAQKGARVVLVDEHAGFGGYHRGDPRGDEQISTLLDSLKALANATILPRTTCFGMYDGGTFGLVERVSAHQPQDSDYAPYERYHVLRARHAVFAAGALERPLVFTGNDRPGVMLADSIRAYALRYGVAAGRDIVLFTSHDGAYAQLSTLKDMGVPIRAMVDTRTNISDLAMAQVAATGLQLITGHAVTQVHGNHGIKRVSLAAFDPHSKTTSGEERVIDCDCLGISGGWTPTIHLTSQMGGAPEWDETLQTMLPGRPDGLWTACGSMAGHFDRDDVIASAEIAAESALRKLSFSKARKKLQEPERQNVLNVAPVWSIKGGRDKAFVDFQHDVTASDIQLAYQEGFLSVEHLKRYTTLGMGTDQGKLSNINGLALMAEARGLSVPEVGTTRFRPPYTPISFGALVGAERGTHWQPIRRTAIHDWHVDAGAEMMDAGLWKRPRVYRRGAENLEEAYIREARQTRNSVGIVDVSTLGKIAVQGPDASEFLNRVYSNGFAKLPVGKARYGLMLREDGIVYDDGTAWRLGETNFLMTTTTAHAAGVMEHLETCLAIHWPDLKVHVTSVTDQWAGTAVAGPKVRDLLDRYIPDLDFSNDAFPFMAIRHGHTSQGIPVMLCRLSFSGELAFEVYTPTRFGLAVWNGLQSAGKEFAMVNYGMEALGTMRLEKGHVVGAELNGRTTAEMVGLGGMVSQQKYAIGSAMTARAAFTDPNRQQLVGLISNSGEPVRVGSHLVRSANAGKPGISLGHVTSCAYSPALEKYIALALLEKGRDLIGREMYATFPLKGHHVPVEIVDPCFFDKDGERMHG, encoded by the coding sequence ATGAGCGGCTTTCGACTGGATGCGGGCGGACAGATAGACCGCAGCCGAAAATTGTCTTTCACATTTGATGGCAGGCCGGTGGACGGTTTTTCCGGCGATACGTTGGCCTCGGCGCTTCTGGCGGACGGTCAGAAATTATTCGGACGCAGCTTCAAATACCACCGCCCCCGCGGCCTGATGAGTGCTGGTAGCGAAGAACCAAACGCCCTGATGACCCTCAACAGACCGGATGTTCAGGAACCCAATAGCAGAGCCACCATGGCGGAGATTTATGAGGGCCTTGCCGCCAGCAGTCAAAACCGCTGGCCAAGCCTCAATTTTGATGTTCTGTCTGCCAACCAGCTGACCGGATCATTGCTTCAGGCCGGTTTCTACTACAAGACCTTCATGGCACCGACGCGGAAGGCCTGGAAGGTTTATGAACCGATTATCCGTCGCGCCGCCGGTCTGGGCAAAGCCGGCAGCCGCCCTGATCCTGACAGATATGAGAAAATCAATAGATTTGCCGACCTGCTTGTCGTCGGCGGCGGACTTGCCGGACTGACAGCGGCTCTGCGGGCAGCGCAAAAAGGCGCCCGCGTGGTTCTGGTTGACGAGCATGCCGGCTTTGGCGGCTATCATCGCGGAGACCCCAGAGGAGACGAGCAGATATCCACACTGCTCGACAGTCTGAAGGCGCTAGCCAATGCAACAATTTTGCCGCGCACTACCTGTTTTGGCATGTATGATGGCGGTACATTCGGATTGGTGGAGCGGGTGTCCGCCCATCAGCCGCAGGACAGCGATTACGCACCTTATGAACGCTATCATGTACTGCGCGCGCGCCACGCGGTTTTTGCTGCTGGTGCGCTGGAACGTCCGCTGGTGTTTACAGGAAATGACCGGCCCGGCGTGATGTTGGCTGACAGTATTCGTGCCTATGCGCTGCGCTATGGTGTCGCCGCCGGCAGGGATATCGTGCTGTTCACCAGCCATGACGGTGCCTATGCGCAACTCAGCACCCTGAAAGATATGGGTGTGCCAATCCGCGCGATGGTCGATACCAGAACAAATATCTCGGATCTGGCCATGGCACAGGTAGCGGCCACCGGACTTCAACTTATTACCGGCCACGCTGTGACGCAGGTTCATGGCAATCACGGCATCAAGCGCGTCAGCCTCGCCGCATTTGATCCACATAGCAAAACCACCAGTGGCGAGGAACGCGTAATTGACTGCGATTGCCTCGGCATCTCCGGTGGCTGGACGCCGACGATACACCTCACCAGCCAGATGGGCGGCGCGCCCGAATGGGATGAAACTTTGCAAACAATGCTGCCGGGCCGACCGGATGGCCTGTGGACCGCCTGCGGCTCAATGGCTGGCCATTTCGACCGTGATGACGTCATTGCCAGTGCTGAAATTGCAGCGGAATCCGCGCTGCGAAAATTATCATTCAGCAAGGCGCGCAAGAAACTGCAGGAGCCCGAACGGCAAAATGTGCTGAATGTTGCGCCGGTCTGGAGCATCAAGGGCGGCCGGGACAAAGCCTTTGTCGATTTTCAGCACGATGTGACCGCAAGTGACATCCAGCTGGCCTATCAGGAAGGCTTTCTCAGTGTTGAACATCTGAAACGATACACCACTTTGGGTATGGGAACGGATCAGGGGAAACTCTCCAATATCAATGGCTTGGCATTAATGGCTGAAGCGCGCGGATTAAGTGTGCCGGAAGTCGGCACTACGCGCTTCCGGCCGCCCTATACTCCGATCTCATTTGGCGCATTGGTGGGCGCGGAGCGCGGTACGCATTGGCAGCCAATCCGCCGCACCGCAATTCATGACTGGCATGTGGATGCAGGCGCGGAAATGATGGATGCCGGACTGTGGAAAAGACCAAGGGTCTACCGCCGGGGTGCAGAGAACCTTGAAGAAGCCTATATTCGTGAAGCGCGGCAGACCCGTAACTCTGTCGGCATTGTCGATGTCTCGACCCTCGGTAAGATCGCCGTGCAGGGACCGGATGCATCAGAGTTTCTCAACCGCGTTTACAGCAATGGTTTTGCCAAACTGCCTGTCGGCAAGGCGCGCTACGGCCTGATGCTGCGAGAGGACGGTATCGTCTATGATGACGGAACCGCATGGCGTCTCGGCGAGACAAATTTTCTGATGACAACAACCACCGCCCATGCAGCCGGTGTGATGGAGCATCTTGAAACCTGTCTAGCCATTCACTGGCCGGACCTGAAGGTTCATGTGACCTCGGTCACTGATCAATGGGCCGGGACGGCGGTGGCCGGTCCGAAAGTCCGTGATCTTCTCGACAGATACATCCCGGACTTGGATTTCAGCAATGATGCCTTTCCGTTCATGGCCATCCGCCACGGCCATACTAGCCAGGGTATTCCGGTGATGCTGTGCCGCCTGTCCTTTTCCGGTGAGCTGGCCTTCGAGGTTTACACGCCAACACGTTTCGGCCTGGCGGTCTGGAATGGTCTTCAGTCTGCCGGAAAAGAATTTGCAATGGTGAATTATGGGATGGAAGCGCTGGGAACCATGCGTCTGGAAAAGGGCCATGTGGTCGGTGCGGAATTGAATGGCCGCACAACAGCAGAGATGGTCGGCCTTGGCGGCATGGTCTCACAGCAAAAATACGCCATCGGCTCGGCCATGACCGCGCGTGCTGCCTTTACTGATCCCAATCGCCAGCAACTGGTCGGCCTGATTTCCAACTCTGGGGAACCGGTGCGCGTTGGCAGCCATCTGGTGCGCAGCGCGAACGCAGGCAAACCCGGCATCAGCCTGGGCCATGTCACGTCCTGCGCCTATAGTCCCGCACTTGAAAAATACATCGCACTGGCTTTGCTGGAAAAAGGCCGGGATCTCATCGGACGGGAGATGTATGCAACCTTTCCGCTGAAAGGACACCATGTTCCGGTCGAAATTGTCGACCCCTGCTTCTTCGACAAGGATGGGGAGCGGATGCATGGCTAA
- a CDS encoding DMT family transporter, with amino-acid sequence MNAPSDMSQQPKDNRAKAYLVLVFMPLFFGSNIIIGRWIIDGTEPFILAFLRWFITSLILLAISLPALKAHWPVFRRQWRQIFIAGFLGMWICGALVYLALKYTTASNGTLIYTSSSVLIILLEWVFRGRKIGWREIIGIPIAIAGVAVIVFKGDLAGLLALKFNPGDGLFVLTALGWAIYSVLLRSDPFPDLPTLPLVGVVAMAGAIMLLPFAVFEMFWTGHFPTSGTTWSGIAALVIVSSLFPFTAYQYGVKVVGPSITGVFLYLLPPYGVGLSVLLLGETLKPFHFAGLALILGGVILATIPARLFGKFRSKPVQPITPSAGNISSNQNEKTAI; translated from the coding sequence ATGAACGCTCCCTCCGATATGTCACAACAGCCAAAAGATAACCGGGCGAAAGCCTATCTGGTGCTTGTCTTCATGCCGCTGTTTTTCGGTTCGAACATTATCATCGGGCGCTGGATTATCGACGGCACCGAGCCATTCATTCTGGCGTTTCTGCGCTGGTTCATCACCTCGCTGATTTTACTCGCGATCAGTCTGCCTGCACTGAAGGCGCACTGGCCGGTGTTCCGCCGTCAATGGCGTCAGATTTTTATCGCCGGATTTCTCGGCATGTGGATCTGTGGCGCTTTGGTCTATCTCGCGCTGAAATACACCACTGCTTCCAACGGAACGCTGATTTACACATCCTCTTCGGTATTGATAATTCTGCTGGAATGGGTTTTTCGGGGACGAAAAATCGGCTGGCGGGAAATTATCGGGATTCCGATCGCTATTGCTGGCGTCGCAGTGATTGTATTCAAGGGCGATCTGGCAGGATTATTGGCATTGAAGTTCAATCCAGGAGACGGTTTGTTCGTCCTGACGGCGTTGGGCTGGGCAATCTATTCGGTTCTGTTGCGCAGTGACCCGTTCCCGGACCTGCCAACCCTGCCGCTCGTAGGGGTGGTGGCCATGGCGGGGGCGATTATGCTGTTGCCATTTGCGGTTTTCGAAATGTTCTGGACCGGGCATTTTCCGACCTCAGGCACTACCTGGTCAGGCATTGCGGCTCTGGTAATCGTATCTTCGCTGTTTCCTTTCACCGCCTATCAATACGGGGTGAAAGTGGTTGGACCCTCGATCACTGGCGTATTCCTGTATTTGCTGCCGCCTTATGGCGTCGGCCTTTCCGTGCTGTTGCTTGGTGAGACTCTGAAGCCATTTCATTTTGCCGGACTGGCCCTGATTCTGGGCGGCGTCATTCTGGCAACAATCCCGGCCAGGCTGTTTGGAAAATTCAGATCAAAACCGGTTCAACCGATCACACCGAGCGCCGGGAACATCTCCAGCAACCAGAACGAAAAAACCGCCATCTGA